One window from the genome of Anopheles merus strain MAF chromosome 3R, AmerM5.1, whole genome shotgun sequence encodes:
- the LOC121596198 gene encoding ral GTPase-activating protein subunit beta isoform X1: protein MYSEWASLYPVIAENINNAQTQSVLGKFSTVGGRDVAAVVIKQLASTLGITNNAEPSNLHTDQEVQWCMDVICHGLSLPLSEHDIIKDGVNIYCEWISAVLPQTKLSVPRPIIDDPNTYVRKIIKHLYNLFVPRPGEVWPFIYEEELGTDTINRQAVLCHRVLRTLQDTAQNSQILTVETWEALLLFLLAINEILLAPPIVKDDVGDQLCERVLSVLFEVWLLACSRCFPSPSLWKTFQESCAAWRHRIALVEQWNRVNLVLTAKLLEFTYGPAFPEMKIADEDAHLVPDGMTNDGIAQAWIRFLKILGAPTDLCCPQVISRTPQFIQAVLLNADGIEPQHHPCLLNLPQIFLKTMKGIAGLVDAFLGIAQYRMDESNLLESISQLTFTNNANGGGGVGGGMHSSSGSVISFRHSGGEIKSSVLRASGGLGGLGLGAALGVVGSNATAGTGPTGSAPGVVSSGGGSGCINNVSIIGCSSSSSSAGSAGAASGGNVGFGFSYDTSTAAESLGFCNSKAALLIADTNSGANSPTPPLQRRLAKSFSVAPSLPSAHAVISMAQAKGFTKGSFSGLTSSRSTSSSHPNNVPQSASLPSTGFSSMLSLCQENRYPLAANRPRCNSILHLFGEWLFDAAHIGGDTWMQNTKKRAAEAKRRPSSMIMDNRKGSLSQPPSLSEVNDVSPGLTIDKYESGKAEALGALCRIFCAKKTGEEILPVYLARFYMALHQGLKTNDSRECMETLASILYNSSDLFRIDLEGIQVLLPSFISALELILPEKDLRMRSQNVLINKTELRRAAINILLSMLALPLHFQTLPIRDIMGGPNDRSITFLHLKPRLINILMNALQVETDPQNTHMLLGGLHLCVQDSVTFEETENGSAEALHSLHPTAETSNLLSSACSEKSAYSMNSANSSIGGHSTATLSNEPSSLPAFDDFSSDIIHELELSSSAIYDSAHALFVRATYLVCHRLISSWKTDLNVSLAALELLTGLAGMRVKDSDVLECKRAVKWICDYICYQCSRPPPAHIKDLHSTIVAAFQCTSAWLMNHPYLLQDKECLTIVLEVVELGISGSKSVGKPGEPVKYKDEKELKPASMRVRDAAENMLTMILEQIDYFPNECGKQSLSSLLDEVVLAKHSNTSGEYVGELPQEQAIKKFKYFVTENSTVLALFEEPLGNDQDPQPTVTILIRGPFGRHAWTMQLRHLSRSKSGTKYHAPNPGRPVPMNDIMMRQEMEYKYFPDSVDRIPPCVVDYSIPTLDSAEQKIGNQSTKQLARLVEQQVGYEKLSWAETECSVDGLGHAQEASPPSVCHEFQAARLFLSHFGFLTIGQNNASGQKLDGSAPLLTTLDTSKPEFCQDLRMLDKMSPRSCDTIHVFYVKAGQSTEAEIIGNMDPENLSSIEPHFWRMLYTIGWPVAVQEHAGWTGFIGSSWKIPRDNKPCPQQSEQKTGSPEEWNLNGEKTVLYWADVSSEMAIVVPNRNNKVDLTTGEDTGAGDGSGCASTTYERSVSEIQPRSSSVSTNQPRQYSLDSESARYGSMSKSADPIPPVRRRTGATKPSTLYTAPSAKILLVWLESYEDHLTFPIDGLLPYTRAGYSTQHGTVASIPSSECFIIYLHALSSSLLRVKLQGPVGRMNFAIPLIDGMVVSKRVIGSLIRQTACNMAKRKRLDNDSYQPPHVRRRIKIQEMMQRYKKDLTEPEMLADLFKSSI, encoded by the exons ATGTATTCCGAGTGGGCCTCACTCTATCCGGTAATTGCggaaaacatcaacaacgCCCAGACGCAGAGCGTGCTCGGCAAGTTCAGCACTGTCGGGGGCCGCGATGTAGCAGCTGTTGTGATCAAGCAGCTGGCCAGCACCTTGGGCATCACCAACAATGCAGAACCGAGCAATCTTCACACCGACCAGGAG GTGCAATGGTGCATGGATGTAATTTGTCATGGGTTGTCGCTGCCGCTGTCGGAGCACGACATCATTAAGGACGGTGTGAACATCTACTGCGAGTGGATCAGTGCCGTGCTGCCCCAGACCAAGCTCAGTGTGCCCCGGCCAATAATCGACGATCCGAACACTTACGTTCggaaaataatcaaacattTGTACAATCTCTTTGTGCCCCGCCCTGGAGAAG TCTGGCCTTTCATTTACGAAGAGGAACTAG GTACGGATACGATCAATCGGCAGGCGGTGCTTTGCCATCGTGTACTACGCACGCTACAAGACACGGCACAAAACTCGCAAATTCTGACGGTAGAAACGTGGGAAGCATTGCTGCTGTTCCTGCTGGCCATCAATGAGATTCTGCTGGCACCTCCGATCGTGAAGGACGACGTAGGCGATCAGCTTTGCGAACGTGTGCTGAGCGTGCTGTTCGAGGTGTGGCTGCTGGCATGCAGCAGATGCTTCCCATCGCCATCGTTGTGGAAAACGTTTCAGGAATCATGCGCCGCCTGGCGTCATCGCATCGCGCTGGTGGAGCAGTGGAATCGAGTAAATCTGGTGCTAACGGCGAAACTGCTCGAGTTTACGTACGGGCCAGCTTTTCCGGAAATGAAAATCG CCGATGAAGATGCACATCTTGTACCGGACGGTATGACCAACGATGGAATTGCCCAAGCTTGGATACGCTTCCTGAAGATCCTCGGTGCGCCAACGGATCTGTGCTGTCCCCAGGTGATCAGCCGCACACCACAATTCATCCAGGCGGTGCTGCTGAACGCGGACGGTATCGAACCGCAGCATCATCCCTGTTTGCTGAATCTGCCGCAAATTTTCCTCAAAACCATGAAGGGAATTGCCGGACTGGTTGACGCTTTCCTTG GCATAGCGCAGTATAGAATGGACGAGAGCAATCTCCTCGAGAGCATCAGTCAGCTTACATTCACAAACAATGcaaacggtggtggtggtgttggtggtggaatGCATTCGAGTAGTGGATCCGTCATTAGCTTTAGACACTCCGGAGGCGAGATCAAATCGAGCGTACTGCGTGCCAGTGGAGGGCTCGGGGGACTTGGTCTCGGAGCCGCACTGGGCGTAGTGGGCAGCAACGCCACCGCTGGCACAGGTCCGACGGGATCGGCACCGGGTGTAGTCTCTAGCGGCGGAGGTAGCGGTTGCATAAACAATGTTAGTATTATaggttgtagtagtagtagttcgAGTGCTGGAAGCGCCGGAGCTGCGAGTGGTGGCAATGTGGGATTTGGTTTTTCGTACGATACATCAACCGCAG CCGAAAGTTTGGGATTTTGCAATAGCAAGGCGGCATTGCTGATCGCCGACACGAACAGCGGGGCCAATTCTCCAACTCCTCCGCTGCAGCGCCGCCTGGCGAAGAGCTTCAGTGTCGCCCCATCGCTACCATCAGCACATGCGGTCATATCGATGGCGCAGGCGAAGG GATTTACGAAAGGATCGTTTAGCGGACTTACTAGCAGCCGCAGCACCTCATCTAGCCATCCGAACAATGTACCACAATCGGCATCTCTACCTTCGACGGGATTTTCGT CGATGCTGTCGTTATGCCAGGAAAACCGATATCCTTTAGCGGCAAACCGTCCAAGGTGTAACAGCATCTTGCATCTCTTCGGCGAATGGCTGTTCGATGCAGCGCACATCGGCGGTGACACGTGGATGCAAAACACCAAAA AGCGAGCGGCTGAAGCGAAACGGCGCCCTTCTTCCATGATTATGGACAATCGCAAGGGCAGTTTATCGCAGCCACCTTCCCTGTCCGAGGTGAATGACGTTTCCCCCGGGCTTACGATCGACAAGTATGAGTCGGGCAAGGCGGAAGCGCTGGGCGCACTGTGCCGCATATTCTGTGCGAAGAAAACGGGCGAAGAAATTCTGCCCGTATACCTGGCCCGCTTCTATATGGCACTGCACCAGGGGCTCAAGACGAACGATAGCCGGGAGTGTATGGAAACGCTCGCCAGCATATTGTACAACTCGTCCGACCTGTTTCGCATCGATCTGGAAGGCATACAGGTGCTGTTGCCTTCGTTCATTAGCGCGCTGGAGCTGATTTTGCCCGAGAAGGATCTGCGCATGCGGTCGCAAAACGTGCTCATCAACAAAACCGAGCTGCGCCGGGCGGCAATCAACATACTGCTCTCCATGCTGGCCCTTCCGCTACACTTCCAGACGCTCCCAATACGCGACATTATGGGTGGACCGAACGATCG AAGCATTACGTTCCTTCATCTTAAACCACGCCTTATCAACATACTCATGAATGCGTTGCAAGTGGAAACGGACCCTCAAAATACGCACATGCTGCTCGGTGGATTGCACCTGTGCGTCCAGGACTCGGTAACGTTTGAGGAGACGGAGAATGGTTCCGCTGAAGCGCTACATTCACTGCATCCGACTGCCGAAACCTCCAATCTGCTCAGCTCGG CCTGCTCCGAGAAGAGTGCCTACTCCATGAACAGCGCCAATTCCAGCATCGGTGGACACAGTACCGCAACACTTAGCAATGAACCTTCTAGTTTGCCGGCTTTTGATGATTTCTCATCCGACATTATTCATGAGTTAGAATTGAGTTCATCTGCAATTTATG ATAGCGCCCATGCGTTGTTTGTGCGAGCGACCTACTTAGTGTGTCATCGACTGATTTCGTCGTGGAAAACGGACCTAAACGTATCGCTGGCAGCGCTGGAGCTGCTTACGGGATTGGCAGGCATGCGTGTAAAAGACTCTG ATGTTCTGGAATGCAAACGAGCTGTTAAGTGGATCTGCGATTACATCTGCTACCAATGCTCGAGACCTCCGCCGGCGCACATTAAGGACCTTCACAGCACGATCGTGGCAGCGTTCCAGTGCACCTCCGCCTGGTTGATGAACCATCCGTACCTGCTGCAGGACAAGGAGTGTCTTACGATCGTGCTGGAAGTCGTGGAGCTTGGCATATCGGGCTCGAAGAGTGTCGGGAAACCGGGCGAACCGGTCAAGTACAAGGACGAAAAGGAGCTCAAGCCGGCCAGTATGCGTGTGCGCGATGCGGCCGAAAACATGCTGACGATGATACTGGAGCAAATTGATTACTTCCCGAACGAGTGTGGCAAGCAGTCGCTGTCGTCGTTGTTGGACGAGGTAGTGCTGGCCAAACATTCAAACACATCAGGGGAGTATGTGGGAGAGTTGCCCCAAGAGCAGGCGATCAAaaagtttaaatattttgtgaCGGAAAATTCGACCGTGCTCGCATTGTTCGAGGAACCGCTCGGTAACGATCAGGATCCTCAACCAACGGTTACAA TTCTCATACGCGGTCCATTCGGACGTCACGCCTGGACGATGCAATTGCGTCATCTGTCTAGAAGCAAATCGGGCACAAAGTATCACGCGCCCAACCCGGGCAGACCGGTGCCCATGAACGACATTATGATGCGCCAGGAAATGGAGTACAAATACTTTCCCGACTCTGTTGACCGTATACCACCGTGTGTGGTAGATTATTCCATTCCGACACTGGATTCAGCGGAGCAAAAGATTGGCAACCAGTCCACCAAACAACTGGCCCGGCTAGTAGAGCAACAGGTGGGGTACGAAAAGTTATCCTGGGCCGAAACCGAGTGTTCCGTCGATGGGCTGGGACATGCACAGGAAGCATCACCACCGAGCGTCTGCCACGAGTTTCAAGCTGCGAGACTGTTTCTGTCCCATTTTGGATTCCTTACCATCGGCCAGAACAATGCTAGTGGCCAAAAATTGGACGGCAGCGCACCGTTGCTAACGACGCTGGACACATCCAAGCCAGAGTTTTGTCAGGATTTGAGAATGTTGGATAAAATGTCTCCCCGGTCCTGTGACACAATACACGTGTTCTACGTGAAGGCCGGTCAAAGCACGGAGGCGGAAATCATCGGCAACATGGATCCGGAGAATCTCTCCTCGATCGAGCCGCATTTTTGGAGGATGCTGTACACGATCGGCTGGCCAGTGGCCGTGCAAGAGCACGCGGGCTGGACCGGTTTCATCGGCAGCAGCTGGAAGATTCCGCGAGACAATAAACCCTGTCCGCAGCAAAGCGAGCAAAAGACCGGCTCACCCGAAGAGTGGAATCTGAATGGTGAAAAGACGGTGCTCTACTGGGCCGACGTTTCCTCCGAGATGGCAATCGTGGTGCCGAATCGTAACAACAAGGTGGACCTAACGACCGGCGAAGATACAGGCGCAGGCGACGGAAGCGGTTGTGCCTCGACGACGTACGAGCGTAGCGTAAGCGAAATACAGCCCCGCTCGTCCTCCGTTTCGACCAACCAGCCACGCCAGTACTCGCTGGACAGTGAATCGGCCCGCTATGGTTCGATGAGCAAATCGGCCGATCCGATACCGCCGGTGCGCCGCAGAACGGGGGCAACCAAACCGAGCACGCTGTACACGGCACCTTCGGCCAAGATTTTGCTCGTTTGGCTGGAAAGCTACGAGGATCATCTAACGTTCCCGATCGATGGTCTGCTGCCCTACACCCGGGCCGGTTATTCCACCCAGCACGGGACTGTTGCGTCGATTCCATCGAGTGAATGTTTCATCATCTACCTGCACGCACTTTCTTCGAGCCTGTTGCGTGTGAAGCTGCAAGGACCGGTGGGCCGGATGAACTTTGCCATCCCTCTAATAGACGGAATGGTAGTGAGCAAGCGCGTGATTGGATCACTGATTCGCCAAACCGCGTGTAACATGGCGAAACGAAAGCGTTTGGATAACGACTC cTATCAACCGCCACACGTTCGACGCCGCATCAAGATCCAGGAAATGATGCAAAGATATAAGAAAGATCTGACCGAGCCGGAGATGCTGGCTGACTTATTTAAATCGTCTATATAA
- the LOC121596198 gene encoding ral GTPase-activating protein subunit beta isoform X2, which translates to MYSEWASLYPVIAENINNAQTQSVLGKFSTVGGRDVAAVVIKQLASTLGITNNAEPSNLHTDQEVQWCMDVICHGLSLPLSEHDIIKDGVNIYCEWISAVLPQTKLSVPRPIIDDPNTYVRKIIKHLYNLFVPRPGEVWPFIYEEELGTDTINRQAVLCHRVLRTLQDTAQNSQILTVETWEALLLFLLAINEILLAPPIVKDDVGDQLCERVLSVLFEVWLLACSRCFPSPSLWKTFQESCAAWRHRIALVEQWNRVNLVLTAKLLEFTYGPAFPEMKIADEDAHLVPDGMTNDGIAQAWIRFLKILGAPTDLCCPQVISRTPQFIQAVLLNADGIEPQHHPCLLNLPQIFLKTMKGIAGLVDAFLGIAQYRMDESNLLESISQLTFTNNANGGGGVGGGMHSSSGSVISFRHSGGEIKSSVLRASGGLGGLGLGAALGVVGSNATAGTGPTGSAPGVVSSGGGSGCINNVSIIGCSSSSSSAGSAGAASGGNVGFGFSYDTSTAAESLGFCNSKAALLIADTNSGANSPTPPLQRRLAKSFSVAPSLPSAHAVISMAQAKGFTKGSFSGLTSSRSTSSSHPNNVPQSASLPSTGFSSMLSLCQENRYPLAANRPRCNSILHLFGEWLFDAAHIGGDTWMQNTKKRAAEAKRRPSSMIMDNRKGSLSQPPSLSEVNDVSPGLTIDKYESGKAEALGALCRIFCAKKTGEEILPVYLARFYMALHQGLKTNDSRECMETLASILYNSSDLFRIDLEGIQVLLPSFISALELILPEKDLRMRSQNVLINKTELRRAAINILLSMLALPLHFQTLPIRDIMGGPNDRSITFLHLKPRLINILMNALQVETDPQNTHMLLGGLHLCVQDSVTFEETENGSAEALHSLHPTAETSNLLSSDSAHALFVRATYLVCHRLISSWKTDLNVSLAALELLTGLAGMRVKDSDVLECKRAVKWICDYICYQCSRPPPAHIKDLHSTIVAAFQCTSAWLMNHPYLLQDKECLTIVLEVVELGISGSKSVGKPGEPVKYKDEKELKPASMRVRDAAENMLTMILEQIDYFPNECGKQSLSSLLDEVVLAKHSNTSGEYVGELPQEQAIKKFKYFVTENSTVLALFEEPLGNDQDPQPTVTILIRGPFGRHAWTMQLRHLSRSKSGTKYHAPNPGRPVPMNDIMMRQEMEYKYFPDSVDRIPPCVVDYSIPTLDSAEQKIGNQSTKQLARLVEQQVGYEKLSWAETECSVDGLGHAQEASPPSVCHEFQAARLFLSHFGFLTIGQNNASGQKLDGSAPLLTTLDTSKPEFCQDLRMLDKMSPRSCDTIHVFYVKAGQSTEAEIIGNMDPENLSSIEPHFWRMLYTIGWPVAVQEHAGWTGFIGSSWKIPRDNKPCPQQSEQKTGSPEEWNLNGEKTVLYWADVSSEMAIVVPNRNNKVDLTTGEDTGAGDGSGCASTTYERSVSEIQPRSSSVSTNQPRQYSLDSESARYGSMSKSADPIPPVRRRTGATKPSTLYTAPSAKILLVWLESYEDHLTFPIDGLLPYTRAGYSTQHGTVASIPSSECFIIYLHALSSSLLRVKLQGPVGRMNFAIPLIDGMVVSKRVIGSLIRQTACNMAKRKRLDNDSYQPPHVRRRIKIQEMMQRYKKDLTEPEMLADLFKSSI; encoded by the exons ATGTATTCCGAGTGGGCCTCACTCTATCCGGTAATTGCggaaaacatcaacaacgCCCAGACGCAGAGCGTGCTCGGCAAGTTCAGCACTGTCGGGGGCCGCGATGTAGCAGCTGTTGTGATCAAGCAGCTGGCCAGCACCTTGGGCATCACCAACAATGCAGAACCGAGCAATCTTCACACCGACCAGGAG GTGCAATGGTGCATGGATGTAATTTGTCATGGGTTGTCGCTGCCGCTGTCGGAGCACGACATCATTAAGGACGGTGTGAACATCTACTGCGAGTGGATCAGTGCCGTGCTGCCCCAGACCAAGCTCAGTGTGCCCCGGCCAATAATCGACGATCCGAACACTTACGTTCggaaaataatcaaacattTGTACAATCTCTTTGTGCCCCGCCCTGGAGAAG TCTGGCCTTTCATTTACGAAGAGGAACTAG GTACGGATACGATCAATCGGCAGGCGGTGCTTTGCCATCGTGTACTACGCACGCTACAAGACACGGCACAAAACTCGCAAATTCTGACGGTAGAAACGTGGGAAGCATTGCTGCTGTTCCTGCTGGCCATCAATGAGATTCTGCTGGCACCTCCGATCGTGAAGGACGACGTAGGCGATCAGCTTTGCGAACGTGTGCTGAGCGTGCTGTTCGAGGTGTGGCTGCTGGCATGCAGCAGATGCTTCCCATCGCCATCGTTGTGGAAAACGTTTCAGGAATCATGCGCCGCCTGGCGTCATCGCATCGCGCTGGTGGAGCAGTGGAATCGAGTAAATCTGGTGCTAACGGCGAAACTGCTCGAGTTTACGTACGGGCCAGCTTTTCCGGAAATGAAAATCG CCGATGAAGATGCACATCTTGTACCGGACGGTATGACCAACGATGGAATTGCCCAAGCTTGGATACGCTTCCTGAAGATCCTCGGTGCGCCAACGGATCTGTGCTGTCCCCAGGTGATCAGCCGCACACCACAATTCATCCAGGCGGTGCTGCTGAACGCGGACGGTATCGAACCGCAGCATCATCCCTGTTTGCTGAATCTGCCGCAAATTTTCCTCAAAACCATGAAGGGAATTGCCGGACTGGTTGACGCTTTCCTTG GCATAGCGCAGTATAGAATGGACGAGAGCAATCTCCTCGAGAGCATCAGTCAGCTTACATTCACAAACAATGcaaacggtggtggtggtgttggtggtggaatGCATTCGAGTAGTGGATCCGTCATTAGCTTTAGACACTCCGGAGGCGAGATCAAATCGAGCGTACTGCGTGCCAGTGGAGGGCTCGGGGGACTTGGTCTCGGAGCCGCACTGGGCGTAGTGGGCAGCAACGCCACCGCTGGCACAGGTCCGACGGGATCGGCACCGGGTGTAGTCTCTAGCGGCGGAGGTAGCGGTTGCATAAACAATGTTAGTATTATaggttgtagtagtagtagttcgAGTGCTGGAAGCGCCGGAGCTGCGAGTGGTGGCAATGTGGGATTTGGTTTTTCGTACGATACATCAACCGCAG CCGAAAGTTTGGGATTTTGCAATAGCAAGGCGGCATTGCTGATCGCCGACACGAACAGCGGGGCCAATTCTCCAACTCCTCCGCTGCAGCGCCGCCTGGCGAAGAGCTTCAGTGTCGCCCCATCGCTACCATCAGCACATGCGGTCATATCGATGGCGCAGGCGAAGG GATTTACGAAAGGATCGTTTAGCGGACTTACTAGCAGCCGCAGCACCTCATCTAGCCATCCGAACAATGTACCACAATCGGCATCTCTACCTTCGACGGGATTTTCGT CGATGCTGTCGTTATGCCAGGAAAACCGATATCCTTTAGCGGCAAACCGTCCAAGGTGTAACAGCATCTTGCATCTCTTCGGCGAATGGCTGTTCGATGCAGCGCACATCGGCGGTGACACGTGGATGCAAAACACCAAAA AGCGAGCGGCTGAAGCGAAACGGCGCCCTTCTTCCATGATTATGGACAATCGCAAGGGCAGTTTATCGCAGCCACCTTCCCTGTCCGAGGTGAATGACGTTTCCCCCGGGCTTACGATCGACAAGTATGAGTCGGGCAAGGCGGAAGCGCTGGGCGCACTGTGCCGCATATTCTGTGCGAAGAAAACGGGCGAAGAAATTCTGCCCGTATACCTGGCCCGCTTCTATATGGCACTGCACCAGGGGCTCAAGACGAACGATAGCCGGGAGTGTATGGAAACGCTCGCCAGCATATTGTACAACTCGTCCGACCTGTTTCGCATCGATCTGGAAGGCATACAGGTGCTGTTGCCTTCGTTCATTAGCGCGCTGGAGCTGATTTTGCCCGAGAAGGATCTGCGCATGCGGTCGCAAAACGTGCTCATCAACAAAACCGAGCTGCGCCGGGCGGCAATCAACATACTGCTCTCCATGCTGGCCCTTCCGCTACACTTCCAGACGCTCCCAATACGCGACATTATGGGTGGACCGAACGATCG AAGCATTACGTTCCTTCATCTTAAACCACGCCTTATCAACATACTCATGAATGCGTTGCAAGTGGAAACGGACCCTCAAAATACGCACATGCTGCTCGGTGGATTGCACCTGTGCGTCCAGGACTCGGTAACGTTTGAGGAGACGGAGAATGGTTCCGCTGAAGCGCTACATTCACTGCATCCGACTGCCGAAACCTCCAATCTGCTCAGCTCGG ATAGCGCCCATGCGTTGTTTGTGCGAGCGACCTACTTAGTGTGTCATCGACTGATTTCGTCGTGGAAAACGGACCTAAACGTATCGCTGGCAGCGCTGGAGCTGCTTACGGGATTGGCAGGCATGCGTGTAAAAGACTCTG ATGTTCTGGAATGCAAACGAGCTGTTAAGTGGATCTGCGATTACATCTGCTACCAATGCTCGAGACCTCCGCCGGCGCACATTAAGGACCTTCACAGCACGATCGTGGCAGCGTTCCAGTGCACCTCCGCCTGGTTGATGAACCATCCGTACCTGCTGCAGGACAAGGAGTGTCTTACGATCGTGCTGGAAGTCGTGGAGCTTGGCATATCGGGCTCGAAGAGTGTCGGGAAACCGGGCGAACCGGTCAAGTACAAGGACGAAAAGGAGCTCAAGCCGGCCAGTATGCGTGTGCGCGATGCGGCCGAAAACATGCTGACGATGATACTGGAGCAAATTGATTACTTCCCGAACGAGTGTGGCAAGCAGTCGCTGTCGTCGTTGTTGGACGAGGTAGTGCTGGCCAAACATTCAAACACATCAGGGGAGTATGTGGGAGAGTTGCCCCAAGAGCAGGCGATCAAaaagtttaaatattttgtgaCGGAAAATTCGACCGTGCTCGCATTGTTCGAGGAACCGCTCGGTAACGATCAGGATCCTCAACCAACGGTTACAA TTCTCATACGCGGTCCATTCGGACGTCACGCCTGGACGATGCAATTGCGTCATCTGTCTAGAAGCAAATCGGGCACAAAGTATCACGCGCCCAACCCGGGCAGACCGGTGCCCATGAACGACATTATGATGCGCCAGGAAATGGAGTACAAATACTTTCCCGACTCTGTTGACCGTATACCACCGTGTGTGGTAGATTATTCCATTCCGACACTGGATTCAGCGGAGCAAAAGATTGGCAACCAGTCCACCAAACAACTGGCCCGGCTAGTAGAGCAACAGGTGGGGTACGAAAAGTTATCCTGGGCCGAAACCGAGTGTTCCGTCGATGGGCTGGGACATGCACAGGAAGCATCACCACCGAGCGTCTGCCACGAGTTTCAAGCTGCGAGACTGTTTCTGTCCCATTTTGGATTCCTTACCATCGGCCAGAACAATGCTAGTGGCCAAAAATTGGACGGCAGCGCACCGTTGCTAACGACGCTGGACACATCCAAGCCAGAGTTTTGTCAGGATTTGAGAATGTTGGATAAAATGTCTCCCCGGTCCTGTGACACAATACACGTGTTCTACGTGAAGGCCGGTCAAAGCACGGAGGCGGAAATCATCGGCAACATGGATCCGGAGAATCTCTCCTCGATCGAGCCGCATTTTTGGAGGATGCTGTACACGATCGGCTGGCCAGTGGCCGTGCAAGAGCACGCGGGCTGGACCGGTTTCATCGGCAGCAGCTGGAAGATTCCGCGAGACAATAAACCCTGTCCGCAGCAAAGCGAGCAAAAGACCGGCTCACCCGAAGAGTGGAATCTGAATGGTGAAAAGACGGTGCTCTACTGGGCCGACGTTTCCTCCGAGATGGCAATCGTGGTGCCGAATCGTAACAACAAGGTGGACCTAACGACCGGCGAAGATACAGGCGCAGGCGACGGAAGCGGTTGTGCCTCGACGACGTACGAGCGTAGCGTAAGCGAAATACAGCCCCGCTCGTCCTCCGTTTCGACCAACCAGCCACGCCAGTACTCGCTGGACAGTGAATCGGCCCGCTATGGTTCGATGAGCAAATCGGCCGATCCGATACCGCCGGTGCGCCGCAGAACGGGGGCAACCAAACCGAGCACGCTGTACACGGCACCTTCGGCCAAGATTTTGCTCGTTTGGCTGGAAAGCTACGAGGATCATCTAACGTTCCCGATCGATGGTCTGCTGCCCTACACCCGGGCCGGTTATTCCACCCAGCACGGGACTGTTGCGTCGATTCCATCGAGTGAATGTTTCATCATCTACCTGCACGCACTTTCTTCGAGCCTGTTGCGTGTGAAGCTGCAAGGACCGGTGGGCCGGATGAACTTTGCCATCCCTCTAATAGACGGAATGGTAGTGAGCAAGCGCGTGATTGGATCACTGATTCGCCAAACCGCGTGTAACATGGCGAAACGAAAGCGTTTGGATAACGACTC cTATCAACCGCCACACGTTCGACGCCGCATCAAGATCCAGGAAATGATGCAAAGATATAAGAAAGATCTGACCGAGCCGGAGATGCTGGCTGACTTATTTAAATCGTCTATATAA